Proteins encoded in a region of the Flavobacteriaceae bacterium HL-DH10 genome:
- the uvrB gene encoding excinuclease ABC subunit UvrB encodes MQFKIESEFSPTGDQPQAIKKLVAGIESNETYQTLLGVTGSGKTFTIANVIEEVQRPTLVLAHNKTLAAQLYSEFKQFFPNNAVEYFVSYYDYYQPEAYIPVSGVYIEKDLSINEEIEKMRLSATSSLLSGRRDVLVIASVSCIYGIGNPVEFQKNVVKLKRDQEISRTKLLHQLVQSLYSRTEADFKHGNFRIKGDTVDIFPSYADDAFRIHFFGDEIEDIESFNIQTNQVIEKYDQLTIYPANMFVTSPDVLQGAIKNIQDDLVKQHDYFKEIGKHLEAKRLKERTEFDLEMIRELGYCSGIENYSRYLDGREPGTRPFCLLDYFPDDYLMVVDESHVTISQVHAMYGGDRSRKENLVEYGFRLPAAMDNRPLKFEEFEAIQNQVIYVSATPADYELQKTDGVYVEQVIRPTGLLDPIIEIRPSLNQIDDLIEEIQQRVEKDERTLVTTLTKRMAEELTKYLDRIQIRCRYIHSDVDTLERVEIMQDLRKGLFDVLVGVNLLREGLDLPEVSLVAILDADKEGFLRSARSLTQTVGRAARNLNGKAIMYADKITRSMQKTIDETEYRREKQIAYNTKHNLKPKALNKSLDNALTKNSVSTYSYELEALKAAEPESEYLSKPDLEKKIKEKRKLMEAAAKALDFIIAAKLRDEIKSYQQKLEKLKV; translated from the coding sequence ATGCAATTCAAAATTGAATCCGAATTTAGTCCTACGGGCGATCAACCGCAAGCTATAAAAAAGCTTGTTGCTGGTATTGAATCCAATGAAACCTACCAAACCCTGTTAGGGGTTACAGGTTCTGGAAAAACCTTTACAATAGCAAATGTTATTGAAGAAGTACAACGCCCTACTTTAGTTCTAGCTCATAACAAAACGCTGGCAGCTCAGTTATATTCAGAATTTAAACAGTTTTTCCCTAATAATGCTGTAGAATATTTTGTATCCTATTATGATTATTACCAACCCGAAGCATACATTCCTGTTTCAGGTGTTTATATTGAAAAAGATTTATCTATAAATGAAGAAATAGAAAAAATGCGTCTAAGCGCAACTTCTTCTTTACTATCAGGACGTAGAGATGTTTTAGTTATTGCCTCTGTTTCTTGTATTTATGGTATAGGAAATCCTGTGGAATTTCAAAAAAATGTGGTTAAGCTAAAACGCGATCAAGAAATTTCAAGAACAAAATTATTACATCAACTCGTGCAAAGTTTATATTCTAGAACCGAAGCCGATTTTAAACATGGGAATTTCAGAATAAAAGGCGACACGGTCGATATTTTTCCTAGTTATGCAGATGATGCCTTTAGAATCCACTTTTTTGGAGATGAAATAGAAGACATAGAATCCTTTAATATTCAAACCAACCAAGTCATTGAAAAATATGACCAACTTACTATCTATCCTGCAAACATGTTTGTTACTTCTCCTGATGTATTACAGGGTGCAATTAAAAATATTCAAGACGATTTAGTAAAACAACACGATTACTTCAAAGAGATTGGTAAGCATCTTGAAGCAAAACGTCTTAAAGAGCGAACCGAATTCGATTTAGAAATGATTAGAGAATTAGGATACTGCTCTGGTATAGAAAATTATTCGCGCTACCTAGATGGCAGAGAACCTGGTACGCGACCGTTCTGTTTATTAGATTATTTTCCCGACGATTATTTAATGGTTGTAGATGAAAGTCACGTAACCATTTCTCAAGTACATGCTATGTATGGAGGTGATCGAAGCAGAAAAGAAAACCTAGTTGAATATGGTTTTAGACTTCCAGCAGCAATGGACAACAGACCACTAAAATTTGAAGAATTTGAAGCTATACAAAATCAAGTGATTTATGTAAGTGCCACACCAGCAGATTACGAATTACAAAAAACAGATGGTGTATATGTAGAGCAAGTTATTCGTCCTACAGGGTTGTTAGATCCTATTATTGAAATTCGCCCAAGTTTAAACCAGATTGATGATTTAATTGAAGAAATCCAGCAACGTGTTGAAAAAGACGAAAGAACACTTGTAACAACACTTACTAAGCGTATGGCTGAAGAACTGACTAAATATTTAGACAGAATTCAAATTCGTTGTCGTTACATACACAGCGATGTTGACACTCTAGAACGCGTTGAAATTATGCAAGATTTGCGTAAAGGTTTGTTTGATGTTTTAGTAGGTGTTAATTTATTACGTGAAGGTTTAGATTTACCCGAAGTATCTCTAGTTGCTATTTTAGATGCTGATAAAGAAGGTTTTTTACGTTCGGCACGTTCACTAACACAAACTGTTGGTAGAGCTGCTAGAAACCTTAATGGAAAAGCCATAATGTATGCTGACAAAATAACAAGAAGCATGCAAAAAACGATTGATGAAACTGAATACAGACGCGAAAAACAAATTGCTTATAATACGAAACACAATTTAAAACCTAAAGCCTTAAATAAAAGCTTAGATAATGCTTTAACTAAAAACTCGGTAAGCACATATAGTTATGAATTGGAAGCCTTAAAAGCTGCAGAACCAGAAAGCGAATACTTAAGTAAACCTGATTTAGAAAAGAAAATTAAAGAAAAACGTAAACTTATGGAAGCAGCTGCAAAAGCCTTAGATTTTATTATAGCTGCAAAACTAAGGGATGAAATTAAAAGCTATCAACAAAAACTAGAAAAGCTAAAAGTATAA
- a CDS encoding TerB family tellurite resistance protein gives MVNRVEKLSLLSEMIAFAKYDKDIRNIEYNFLLGVAKQLEITREDFDYLIEHPVTYTHLKSHSERIVQFHRLVLLMNIEQEFGEENNSAGVIKLYNFGLRMGLSHESITKVLYLMESFPNKIVPPDVLIDIFKTQYN, from the coding sequence ATGGTTAATAGAGTAGAAAAATTAAGTCTTTTATCTGAAATGATAGCCTTTGCGAAGTACGATAAAGATATAAGGAATATAGAGTATAATTTTTTGTTAGGTGTTGCTAAACAATTAGAAATAACACGTGAAGATTTTGATTATTTAATAGAGCATCCTGTTACATATACACATTTAAAATCTCATAGTGAGCGTATTGTTCAATTTCATAGATTAGTATTATTAATGAATATAGAACAAGAATTTGGAGAAGAAAATAATTCTGCAGGTGTTATAAAGTTATACAATTTTGGTTTGCGTATGGGACTGAGTCATGAGTCTATAACCAAGGTCTTATACTTAATGGAAAGTTTTCCAAATAAAATAGTGCCACCAGATGTATTGATAGATATATTTAAAACTCAATATAATTAA
- a CDS encoding DUF1456 family protein yields the protein MTNNDILKKLRVALKLRDDDIVKILGLVDFRISKSELGAFFRKEDHPKYMECGDQILRNFLNGLVIHLRGPMPKKGENKPQKKSND from the coding sequence ATGACAAACAATGATATTTTAAAAAAATTACGAGTTGCTTTAAAACTTAGAGACGATGATATTGTAAAAATATTAGGTCTTGTAGATTTTAGAATTTCTAAAAGTGAATTAGGTGCTTTTTTCAGAAAGGAAGATCACCCAAAATATATGGAATGTGGCGACCAAATTTTACGAAATTTTTTAAATGGCTTAGTAATTCATTTAAGAGGACCAATGCCTAAAAAAGGAGAAAACAAACCACAAAAAAAGAGCAACGATTAA
- the sucC gene encoding ADP-forming succinate--CoA ligase subunit beta produces MNLHEYQGKQILSSFGVRIQRGIVAQNAKEAVAAAKQLTSETGTSWHVIKAQVHAGGRGKGGGVKLAKNLQEVEDIAGQIIGMDLVTPQTSAEGKRVHQVLIAEDVYYPGESETSEFYVSVLLNRGTGRNMIMYSTEGGMDIETVAEETPHLIFTEEIDPTVGLMPFQARRIAFNLGLSGLAFKEMTKFVANLYTAYVKSDSSLFEINPVLKTSDDKILAVDAKVTIDDNALYRHKDYVDLRDVREESAIEVEAGELGLNYVDLEGNVGCMVNGAGLAMATMDLIKQAGGEPANFLDVGGTADAARVEAAFQIILKDPAVKAILINIFGGIVRCDRVAQGVIDAYKNMGTINVPIIVRLQGTNADIAKELIDNSGLDVMSATEFQEAADKVQQVLA; encoded by the coding sequence ATGAATTTACACGAATATCAAGGAAAACAAATATTAAGCAGTTTTGGTGTACGTATACAACGTGGTATTGTTGCACAAAATGCAAAAGAAGCTGTCGCAGCTGCAAAACAATTAACTTCTGAAACAGGCACAAGTTGGCATGTTATTAAGGCTCAAGTTCATGCAGGTGGTCGTGGTAAAGGTGGCGGAGTAAAACTTGCTAAAAATTTACAAGAAGTAGAAGATATTGCTGGACAAATAATTGGGATGGATTTAGTAACGCCACAAACTTCAGCAGAAGGAAAGCGTGTACATCAAGTATTAATTGCAGAGGATGTTTATTACCCTGGAGAAAGTGAAACAAGTGAGTTTTATGTTTCTGTTTTATTAAATAGAGGTACAGGACGTAATATGATAATGTATTCTACAGAAGGAGGCATGGATATTGAAACGGTTGCAGAAGAAACACCACATTTAATATTTACAGAAGAAATAGATCCTACTGTTGGTTTAATGCCATTTCAGGCAAGACGTATTGCTTTTAATTTAGGTTTATCAGGATTAGCTTTTAAAGAAATGACAAAGTTTGTTGCTAATCTTTATACTGCTTATGTGAAATCTGACTCTTCTTTATTTGAAATTAATCCTGTTTTAAAAACGAGTGATGATAAAATTTTGGCTGTTGATGCTAAAGTAACTATTGATGATAATGCGCTTTACAGACATAAAGATTATGTAGATTTACGTGACGTACGTGAAGAAAGTGCTATTGAAGTTGAAGCAGGAGAACTAGGTTTGAATTATGTTGACTTAGAAGGAAATGTTGGATGTATGGTGAATGGTGCTGGTTTAGCAATGGCAACTATGGATTTAATTAAACAAGCAGGTGGCGAGCCAGCTAACTTTTTAGATGTTGGTGGTACTGCAGATGCAGCTCGTGTAGAAGCAGCATTTCAAATTATATTAAAAGATCCTGCAGTAAAGGCTATTTTAATAAATATTTTTGGAGGTATTGTTCGTTGCGATCGTGTAGCACAAGGTGTTATTGATGCTTATAAGAATATGGGGACTATTAACGTACCAATTATAGTGCGATTACAAGGAACTAATGCAGACATAGCAAAAGAATTAATAGACAATTCAGGATTGGATGTTATGAGTGCTACAGAATTTCAAGAAGCTGCAGATAAAGTACAACAAGTATTAGCTTAA
- the lysA gene encoding diaminopimelate decarboxylase, which produces MLESQLLKIAEDFGSPVYVYDANKIEAQYNRLTNAFKNVKKLKLNYAVKALSNISILKLFKSLGSGIDTVSIQEVQLGLAAGFSPEQIIFTPNGVSLSEIEEAANLGVKINIDNLAILEQFGTKHPNVPVCIRINPHVMAGGNANISVGHIDSKFGISIHQIPHILRIVENTKMNINGIHMHTGSDILDIEVFLYASEILFETAKQFKNLDFIDFGSGFKVPYKPGDIETNIEELGKKLSKRFNDFCKEYGKELTLAFEPGKFLVSESGYFLTKVNAVKQTTSTVFAQVDSGFNHLIRPMFYGSHHEISNISNLKGRERFYTVVGYICETDTFGNNRRINEINEGDILCFKNAGAYCFSMASNYNSRFRPAEVLWYNDKAHLIRKRETFEDILNNQVEVNFSSKKETAIAK; this is translated from the coding sequence ATGTTAGAAAGTCAATTGCTTAAAATTGCCGAAGATTTTGGAAGTCCAGTTTATGTATATGATGCTAATAAAATAGAAGCTCAGTACAATAGATTAACAAATGCTTTTAAAAATGTAAAAAAACTTAAACTTAATTATGCTGTAAAAGCATTATCAAATATATCTATATTAAAATTATTTAAATCTTTAGGATCTGGGATAGATACTGTTTCTATTCAAGAGGTTCAACTTGGTTTAGCAGCTGGTTTTTCACCAGAACAAATCATTTTTACACCAAATGGTGTTTCATTATCTGAAATTGAAGAAGCTGCAAATCTAGGTGTAAAAATTAACATAGATAACCTTGCTATTTTAGAACAATTTGGCACAAAGCATCCTAATGTTCCCGTATGTATTCGTATTAACCCACATGTTATGGCTGGTGGAAATGCTAATATTTCTGTTGGACACATAGATTCTAAATTCGGAATTTCAATTCACCAAATACCACATATTCTTCGCATTGTTGAAAATACTAAAATGAATATTAATGGTATACACATGCATACAGGTAGTGATATTTTAGATATTGAAGTGTTTTTATATGCTAGCGAAATTTTATTTGAAACAGCTAAACAATTTAAAAATTTAGACTTTATCGATTTTGGTTCTGGGTTTAAAGTACCTTATAAACCAGGTGATATTGAAACTAATATTGAAGAATTAGGAAAAAAACTATCAAAAAGATTTAACGATTTCTGTAAGGAATATGGGAAAGAGTTAACGCTAGCTTTTGAACCAGGCAAATTTTTAGTAAGTGAATCTGGATATTTTCTAACTAAAGTAAATGCTGTAAAACAAACAACCTCAACAGTATTTGCTCAAGTTGATTCTGGTTTCAATCATTTAATACGTCCTATGTTTTACGGGTCGCATCATGAAATTTCAAACATTTCTAACTTAAAAGGACGCGAACGTTTTTATACCGTTGTTGGATATATATGCGAGACCGATACCTTTGGAAATAACCGCCGTATCAATGAAATTAACGAGGGCGATATTTTATGCTTTAAAAATGCTGGAGCCTATTGTTTTTCAATGGCTAGTAATTATAACTCACGTTTTCGTCCTGCCGAAGTATTATGGTACAATGATAAAGCACATTTAATTAGAAAAAGAGAAACATTTGAAGATATTTTAAATAATCAAGTTGAAGTTAATTTTTCTTCAAAAAAAGAAACAGCAATAGCTAAATAA
- a CDS encoding sterol desaturase family protein: MNFTNPLVYGVPCFLGLILIELVYSKHHKKEKNKDLYDWKDLTASLTMGIGSAILAPLAKTIAFILVFSFTYEIFNPEINGVRTNIMGYQSFGYAWYIWILCQLADDFSYYWFHRQNHNVRFLWAAHIVHHSSDNFNLGTAVRNGWFTIFYKPFFYMWIPAIGFPPEMLVVCLGIEALWQFQLHSVYVPKMGFIEKFMNTHTMHQVHHAQNIEYMDKNHGGFLNIFDKIFGTWKELDETIDIKYGVTKAPNSYNPLVILTHEYKDIWNDMKKSKNWYHKFMYAFAAPGWSHDGSTLTIKQQQNLKKTNKAT; encoded by the coding sequence ATGAATTTCACAAACCCATTAGTATACGGTGTTCCTTGTTTTTTAGGACTTATCTTAATTGAACTAGTCTACAGTAAACATCATAAAAAAGAAAAAAACAAAGACTTATACGATTGGAAAGATTTAACTGCTAGCCTTACTATGGGTATTGGTTCTGCTATATTAGCTCCACTTGCTAAAACAATAGCATTTATATTAGTTTTTAGCTTTACCTATGAAATCTTTAATCCAGAAATAAACGGGGTTAGAACTAATATTATGGGATACCAATCTTTTGGTTATGCTTGGTATATCTGGATACTTTGCCAATTAGCTGATGATTTTAGTTACTATTGGTTCCATAGACAAAATCATAATGTGCGTTTTCTTTGGGCTGCACATATTGTACACCATTCTTCTGATAATTTTAATTTAGGTACTGCCGTGAGAAACGGATGGTTTACTATTTTCTATAAACCATTCTTTTATATGTGGATTCCTGCTATAGGTTTTCCTCCAGAAATGCTTGTTGTTTGCTTAGGTATTGAAGCCCTTTGGCAGTTTCAATTACATTCAGTATATGTTCCAAAAATGGGATTCATTGAAAAATTCATGAATACTCATACCATGCATCAAGTACATCATGCTCAGAATATTGAGTATATGGACAAAAACCATGGAGGTTTCTTAAATATTTTTGATAAAATTTTTGGCACTTGGAAAGAACTTGATGAAACTATTGATATTAAATATGGCGTTACAAAAGCACCAAATTCATACAATCCTTTAGTTATATTAACTCATGAATATAAAGATATTTGGAATGATATGAAAAAATCTAAAAACTGGTATCATAAATTCATGTATGCTTTTGCTGCTCCTGGATGGAGTCATGATGGTAGCACACTAACTATAAAGCAACAGCAAAACTTAAAAAAAACAAATAAAGCCACTTAA
- a CDS encoding MFS transporter, producing the protein MKLIKGENNFKKNLFLSENSFLRYLNFSILYLAQGAPEGITFYAIPAWLAMNNKTPMEIASYVAVIGIPWSFKILIAPLMDRFTFLSMGRKRPWVIFGQLGLIISFLAIGLVQDPLNNLDSLMIAGFFISFFGAFQDVATDGMAIEVVPENEQARANGLMWGSKTIGVSLTLVAGTALINALGFSIAIPFLSIAFAFFILVPICFRERPGEKLMPWTKGKPSEYAKTIQLDSWKKIFKGLLKVIILPSSIFISIAICFNGMLNGVIDTLLPIYTIQELGWTNTSFSQVYSTTTLISGLFGMFAGGALVDFFGEKRMLSIYLILTIAILFIIGLSSSLWGFNSFIFGFILISTLLGTFISIAFFATAMRLCYKTVAATQFTLYMAISNSGRAYGSGLVGTLKEIFSWEQIFMLITISPLITILIIQFINFVKHKNKLDKFKTSISLKIKTI; encoded by the coding sequence ATGAAATTAATAAAAGGAGAAAACAATTTTAAAAAAAATCTATTTCTATCAGAAAATAGCTTTTTAAGATATTTAAACTTTTCAATACTTTATTTGGCACAAGGGGCACCAGAAGGAATTACTTTTTACGCCATTCCTGCATGGTTAGCTATGAATAACAAAACACCAATGGAAATTGCAAGTTATGTAGCAGTTATTGGAATTCCTTGGAGCTTTAAAATCCTTATTGCCCCACTTATGGATCGGTTTACTTTTTTATCGATGGGAAGAAAAAGACCATGGGTTATCTTTGGGCAATTAGGTTTAATAATCAGTTTTTTAGCTATTGGATTGGTACAAGACCCTTTAAATAATTTAGATAGCTTAATGATAGCTGGGTTTTTTATTAGCTTTTTTGGAGCCTTCCAAGATGTTGCAACAGATGGAATGGCTATAGAAGTTGTTCCTGAAAATGAACAAGCACGTGCTAATGGTCTTATGTGGGGATCTAAAACAATTGGCGTTTCGCTTACACTTGTTGCTGGAACAGCATTAATTAACGCCTTAGGGTTTTCTATAGCAATTCCTTTTTTATCTATTGCTTTTGCCTTTTTCATACTAGTTCCTATTTGCTTTAGAGAAAGACCAGGAGAAAAATTAATGCCTTGGACTAAGGGTAAGCCTTCCGAGTATGCAAAAACGATTCAACTTGATAGTTGGAAAAAAATATTTAAAGGTCTTTTAAAAGTAATTATTCTTCCTTCAAGTATATTCATAAGTATTGCCATTTGTTTTAACGGTATGTTAAATGGGGTAATAGATACACTATTACCAATCTATACGATCCAAGAATTAGGGTGGACTAATACTTCATTTTCTCAAGTTTATTCTACAACCACTCTAATAAGTGGTTTATTTGGGATGTTTGCAGGTGGTGCATTAGTTGACTTTTTCGGAGAAAAAAGAATGCTTTCAATTTATCTCATATTAACCATAGCAATACTTTTTATTATTGGCTTATCATCTTCACTTTGGGGGTTTAATTCTTTCATTTTTGGATTTATTCTTATATCAACCTTACTAGGTACTTTTATAAGTATCGCCTTTTTTGCAACAGCTATGAGATTATGTTATAAAACTGTAGCAGCTACTCAATTTACGCTTTATATGGCTATCTCAAATTCTGGTAGAGCTTATGGGTCTGGACTTGTTGGTACTTTAAAAGAAATTTTTAGTTGGGAACAGATTTTCATGTTAATTACTATTAGTCCATTAATAACCATATTAATAATTCAATTTATAAATTTTGTGAAACATAAAAATAAACTAGATAAGTTTAAAACATCAATATCATTAAAAATAAAAACTATTTAA
- a CDS encoding ester cyclase, with protein MKKLIKLSIALSILVFTSCNNKVEENIKMYTETWDEIINSGNLELINENNFTDDVTLIYSPDNIVGLESFKDYYSNFVTGFSDVEFTMKNVFGQDDNIVKHWHYKGTHTGDFFGIPATGKTVNIEGVTLVKMNAGKIAQEQDFMDNMLFLQQLGIISSPENIGIIDNLYKAFDVGDIPSVLGSLDANVIWNEAEGNAYADGNPYIGPDAVLNGVFARVGGEWDGFKLVDIELHDMSNNQVLATLRYNGTYKKTNKAIDAQVAHLWTLKDGKVIAFQQYVDTKQLNDVTKK; from the coding sequence ATGAAAAAATTAATAAAACTTTCAATTGCCCTGTCAATTCTTGTATTTACTTCTTGCAATAATAAAGTAGAAGAAAACATAAAAATGTACACTGAAACTTGGGATGAAATTATTAACTCAGGTAATCTAGAACTTATTAATGAAAATAATTTTACCGACGATGTTACATTAATTTATAGTCCAGATAACATTGTTGGTTTAGAGAGCTTCAAAGATTATTATTCCAATTTTGTGACTGGATTTTCAGATGTAGAATTCACCATGAAAAATGTTTTTGGACAAGATGATAATATTGTAAAACACTGGCATTACAAAGGAACTCATACTGGCGATTTTTTTGGTATTCCTGCTACTGGAAAAACTGTAAACATTGAAGGTGTTACACTTGTTAAAATGAATGCAGGCAAAATTGCTCAAGAACAAGATTTCATGGATAACATGCTGTTTTTACAACAATTAGGCATTATTTCTTCTCCTGAAAATATTGGTATTATTGACAATTTATATAAAGCTTTTGATGTTGGCGATATTCCTTCAGTTCTTGGTAGCTTAGATGCTAATGTAATCTGGAATGAAGCCGAAGGAAATGCTTATGCAGATGGCAACCCTTACATTGGACCCGATGCTGTTTTAAATGGTGTTTTTGCTCGTGTTGGTGGAGAATGGGATGGGTTTAAACTTGTTGATATTGAATTACACGATATGTCTAACAATCAAGTTCTAGCGACCCTACGCTACAATGGAACCTATAAAAAAACCAACAAGGCTATTGATGCACAAGTCGCACATCTTTGGACACTTAAAGATGGTAAAGTAATAGCTTTTCAACAATATGTAGATACGAAACAACTTAATGATGTAACAAAAAAGTAA
- a CDS encoding APC family permease, whose amino-acid sequence MTQKDEGLKRRIGVFGLSANIINIIIGAGIFALPAIIASKMGASSIIAYIFCGILIALIMLCFAEAGSKVTNTGGAYTYIETAFGDYAGFIGGIFSTGAMLFSDAAVSNALINLIASAYPIFENEYIRFLSIFILFFGLVYINVIGIKQGIGLVKFNTVAKLTPLLLLIIVGWKAVSINNLQIDIIPSISRIGETSLILFFAFIGGETGLIVGGEVINPKRTIPKAIFISITAVVIIYILIQTISQGILGSNLPDFKASPLAETAKVVFGPFGFVLLIVGAAISMFGTVSGSILNSPRVLYALARDKVIPIKALSKIHKSFATPYVSIITYASISFILSVIGSFEKLAVIASSSMLILYFGVALSVIKLRKSQKTQPGEFKIPGGLLVPVISIAIILYFLSNLSIQEMTATLVFIGILSLIYILIKMIKKNVPNNRNS is encoded by the coding sequence ATGACTCAAAAAGATGAAGGCTTAAAAAGAAGAATAGGTGTATTTGGCTTATCGGCAAATATTATAAATATTATAATTGGTGCTGGTATTTTTGCTCTACCTGCAATTATAGCAAGTAAAATGGGAGCTTCAAGTATTATAGCCTACATTTTTTGTGGTATTTTAATAGCACTCATTATGCTTTGTTTTGCAGAAGCTGGTAGCAAAGTAACAAACACAGGAGGTGCTTACACCTATATTGAAACTGCTTTTGGTGACTATGCAGGATTTATTGGTGGCATTTTCTCTACAGGAGCTATGTTATTTAGTGATGCTGCTGTATCTAACGCACTCATTAACTTAATAGCTTCTGCTTATCCAATTTTTGAAAATGAATATATTCGATTTTTATCGATATTTATCTTGTTTTTTGGATTGGTTTATATTAATGTAATCGGAATAAAACAAGGTATAGGCCTAGTAAAATTTAATACTGTCGCAAAATTAACACCTTTATTATTACTTATTATTGTTGGTTGGAAAGCTGTATCCATCAATAATTTACAAATAGACATAATACCTAGTATTAGTAGAATAGGAGAAACATCCCTTATTTTATTTTTCGCATTTATAGGAGGTGAAACAGGACTAATAGTTGGAGGTGAAGTCATAAATCCCAAGCGCACCATTCCTAAAGCTATTTTTATAAGTATAACGGCAGTAGTAATTATCTATATTTTAATTCAAACCATTTCTCAAGGGATTTTAGGAAGTAATCTACCCGATTTTAAAGCCTCTCCATTAGCCGAAACTGCTAAAGTCGTTTTTGGTCCATTCGGATTTGTTTTATTAATTGTTGGTGCCGCCATTTCCATGTTTGGAACCGTGAGTGGCTCTATACTTAATAGTCCTCGAGTACTATATGCACTTGCAAGAGATAAAGTTATACCAATAAAAGCTTTATCTAAAATCCATAAATCATTTGCTACACCTTATGTTTCAATTATTACCTATGCTAGTATTAGCTTTATTTTATCAGTAATTGGTAGTTTTGAAAAATTAGCAGTAATTGCAAGCAGCTCAATGTTAATACTTTATTTTGGCGTAGCGCTATCCGTTATAAAACTACGTAAATCACAAAAAACACAACCTGGTGAATTTAAAATCCCTGGTGGTCTCTTAGTTCCCGTAATTTCAATTGCTATTATACTATATTTTCTTTCTAACTTATCTATTCAAGAGATGACCGCTACTCTTGTTTTTATTGGAATACTATCGCTTATCTATATTTTAATTAAAATGATTAAAAAGAATGTACCCAATAATAGGAATAGCTGA
- a CDS encoding polyphosphate kinase 2 family protein: MKEKLADTYKVTSNITLKNAATKVVIKGAKKELKSVRKKLGKLQDTMYAHNKYAVLICLQGMDTSGKDSLIREVFKEFNARGVEVHSFKVPTELELKHDYLWRHYIVLPSRGKFAVFNRTHYENVLVTRVHPGYIMGENIPTVNSVDDINEVFWNTRFEQINNFEKHITESGTIILKFFLNLSKEEQKYRLLRRLEKQEKNWKFSPDDLKERKLWDTYQSCYEDAINRTSKPHAPWYTIPADDKPTARYLVAKTIYDTLSQYTDIQEPDLDDDIKENIELYKQQLNKE, encoded by the coding sequence ATGAAAGAAAAATTAGCAGATACTTACAAAGTAACTTCAAACATAACCCTAAAAAATGCTGCGACAAAAGTTGTTATTAAAGGAGCAAAAAAAGAACTTAAAAGCGTTAGGAAAAAGTTAGGAAAATTGCAAGATACCATGTATGCGCATAATAAATATGCTGTATTAATTTGCTTACAAGGTATGGATACCTCAGGAAAAGATAGTTTGATACGCGAAGTGTTTAAAGAATTTAACGCAAGAGGAGTTGAAGTACACAGTTTTAAAGTACCAACAGAGTTAGAGTTAAAACATGATTATTTATGGCGACATTATATCGTATTACCTTCACGAGGAAAGTTTGCCGTTTTTAATAGAACGCACTATGAAAATGTGTTAGTAACTCGGGTTCATCCTGGATATATAATGGGTGAAAATATACCAACAGTAAATTCTGTTGACGATATAAATGAAGTTTTTTGGAATACACGTTTTGAGCAAATAAATAATTTTGAAAAACACATTACCGAAAGTGGCACAATAATCTTAAAATTCTTTTTAAATTTATCTAAAGAAGAACAAAAGTACAGATTACTTCGTCGTTTAGAAAAACAAGAAAAAAATTGGAAATTCTCCCCTGACGATTTAAAAGAACGCAAGCTCTGGGATACATATCAATCGTGTTATGAAGATGCTATAAACAGAACTTCAAAGCCTCATGCGCCATGGTATACTATACCTGCTGATGATAAACCAACAGCGCGCTATTTGGTTGCAAAAACTATTTACGATACATTAAGTCAATACACAGATATACAAGAACCAGATTTAGATGACGATATTAAAGAAAATATCGAATTATACAAGCAACAGCTTAACAAGGAATAG